In Peromyscus eremicus chromosome 2, PerEre_H2_v1, whole genome shotgun sequence, a single genomic region encodes these proteins:
- the Fam167b gene encoding protein FAM167B yields the protein MSLEPPKFQAVGEDEEDEEESLDSVKALTAKLRLQTRRPSYLEWTARVQSRTWCRAQARPEPERPGAICGFDSMDSALQWLRRELQEMRAQDRQLAGQLLRLRAQLHRLKVDQVCHLHQELLDEAELELELESGTGLALAPPLRHLGLTRMNISARRFTLC from the exons ATGTCCCTAGAGCCACCGAAGTTCCAGGCAGTGGGCGAggatgaggaagatgaggaggagagcTTAGACTCTGTGAAGGCACTGACCGCCAAGCTTCGGCTGCAGACCCGACGACCCTCATACCTGGAGTGGACTGCCAGGGTCCAGAGCCGGACCTGGTGCAGAGCCCAAGCCAGACCTGAGCCGGAGAGACCTGGAGCCATCTGTGGCTTTGACTCCATGGATTCTGCGCTTCAGTGGCTCAGAAGGGAGCTG CAGGAGATGCGTGCTCAGGACCGGCAGTTAGCAGGGCAGCTGCTGAGGCTGCGGGCCCAGCTGCACCGACTGAAAGTGGACCAGGTCTGTCACCTGCACCAGGAGCTGCTGGATGAGgcggagctggagctggagctggagtcgGGGACTGGCCTGGCTCTGGCCCCGCCACTGCGGCATCTGGGACTCACGCGCATGAACATCAGTGCCAGGCGCTTCACCCTCTGCTGA